Proteins from a single region of Streptomyces glaucescens:
- a CDS encoding trypsin-like peptidase domain-containing protein produces MAARGRRDGLAPHEREERPPAPADTPHDAPPPLLDRGLVRIHDLAGRPRGLGVVADHDGTVLTSHETVDGLPRVVLHTVTGDRSRVVTADAVTPLPGRNLALVRTEGLGADPLPLTTRDRVEAGAYVRIVAGCRREARVLGTTEVTYTATDRVHRFGGALELAIGTAGRDALRLGGGAAGGPVLDTTTGAVVAVVGTALRSGHRDSGFAVPLRPAADGPLAALLARNAATVPAYGADLNLAGVLELTATATAQDGPPGTCDGRCGPAGAEPVERPATERALTAFAHGPAPVLALVGPPGSGRTTQLAALAARRGRGTEPAPTLWLRGAGLHGDDASVADAVRRALDRAARTVRPSGHGCAPLPGPTPGDVARTARDAGRPLLLLLDGPEEMPPRLAQRLPAWTDDTASWLRETGARLVVACRPEYWETAGAWFPAELLYGAASGVPGGVTVPAARAPAARTRAVRVPGAEEPPYASATGAPAVRAPEVDALAAGASAAGAPPAGALAAGASAGRRELPSASVSRVSSLGEGPLPGLPPCVPLGDLTAAEAARARARYGIADAVLAEPDARHPLTLRLLAEVRAAAPGAPCAVPLDHHDVFCAYLDLMCLRVAVRLAAGNGVRGTAVRRLAARVAGRVHEAARRSLGPRQGELDRGSFEELFPQGAATGLPGGTGWACAVLAEGLLVPAGDGYRFAHEEFADWIQGMHLDLDEALRALVHRPGPPAADRPPAVPRHRAGPVVQALLFVARHHGTGRLGTRLAELARALDTDPDSWWAARLLTEVLRRVPDATPYLPVLRQLADGVVGHKRRQRPVPAGFGPGFWAGLRLPDTERLALLRRLVLADPAPHAAPGPRYLDVVARLLADAPTAVQRELVDWFDDERPLPATPDATVAAAAQALLHTHRHRALDHLTEVLADSEHARAGELLAVLAEEEPSAVCRAVDRWARDERPTRRLAAVTYGLRTAPHAHDDTDRELLRYAALALLARPADGALHGGALGLLVRDPRTRARHLPRALDHFRAGDPHLPASALAAALPTHPEPVLDAFRARLPHADDVTELLHALTDAAAPGLVRPVAALVREAVALRPDLAGGVAAYADRRLEAGPAVRDRVLPLVTELLDGGPGPLRAALAAVLAAPGTLRRDLRDLLLAGERDPAVLESLLRAAARQAPDDLRELVHGLGVRLVRTPDGATRYDRSLVDLAREVPGFAARVTGWLAGAPDDWAALVGPSTRRTLEHLAGVRVPA; encoded by the coding sequence ATGGCGGCACGGGGCCGACGGGACGGGCTCGCTCCGCACGAGCGCGAAGAGCGGCCTCCGGCGCCCGCCGACACCCCCCACGACGCGCCGCCCCCGCTGCTGGACCGCGGCCTCGTCCGCATCCACGACCTCGCCGGGCGCCCGCGCGGCCTGGGCGTCGTCGCCGACCACGACGGCACGGTGCTGACCAGCCACGAGACCGTCGACGGACTGCCCCGTGTCGTCCTGCACACCGTCACCGGCGACCGCAGCCGTGTGGTGACCGCCGACGCCGTCACCCCGCTGCCCGGACGCAACCTCGCCCTCGTCCGCACCGAAGGCCTCGGCGCGGACCCGCTCCCGCTCACCACACGGGACCGCGTCGAGGCCGGTGCCTACGTCCGGATCGTGGCCGGCTGCCGGCGCGAGGCCCGGGTACTGGGCACGACCGAGGTGACCTACACCGCCACCGACCGCGTGCACCGGTTCGGCGGCGCCCTGGAACTGGCCATCGGCACCGCGGGCCGGGACGCGCTGCGGCTGGGCGGCGGCGCGGCCGGGGGACCGGTGCTGGACACCACGACCGGCGCGGTGGTCGCCGTCGTCGGCACCGCCCTGCGCTCCGGGCACCGCGACAGCGGCTTCGCCGTCCCCCTGCGGCCCGCCGCCGACGGCCCACTGGCCGCACTGCTGGCCCGCAACGCGGCCACGGTGCCCGCCTACGGCGCCGATCTGAACCTGGCGGGCGTCCTGGAGCTCACCGCCACCGCGACGGCGCAGGACGGCCCGCCCGGAACGTGCGACGGCCGCTGCGGGCCGGCCGGTGCCGAGCCGGTCGAGCGCCCGGCGACCGAACGGGCCCTCACCGCCTTCGCGCACGGACCGGCCCCGGTGCTCGCCCTCGTCGGCCCGCCCGGCAGCGGCCGCACGACACAGCTCGCGGCCCTCGCCGCCCGCCGCGGCCGGGGCACCGAACCGGCGCCCACGCTGTGGCTGCGCGGCGCCGGCCTGCACGGCGACGACGCCTCCGTCGCCGACGCCGTCCGCCGCGCCCTGGACCGGGCCGCGCGGACCGTCCGCCCGTCCGGCCACGGTTGCGCGCCCCTGCCCGGCCCCACGCCGGGCGACGTGGCCCGCACCGCCCGCGACGCGGGCCGTCCCCTGCTGCTCCTGCTCGACGGCCCCGAGGAGATGCCGCCCCGCCTCGCCCAGCGCCTGCCCGCCTGGACCGACGACACGGCGAGCTGGCTCCGGGAGACCGGGGCACGGCTCGTGGTGGCGTGCCGGCCGGAGTACTGGGAGACGGCGGGCGCATGGTTCCCGGCCGAGCTGCTGTACGGGGCCGCGTCGGGAGTGCCGGGCGGCGTGACGGTGCCCGCGGCGCGGGCGCCCGCCGCGCGGACGCGCGCCGTGCGGGTGCCAGGGGCGGAGGAGCCGCCGTACGCGTCCGCCACCGGTGCGCCCGCGGTTCGTGCGCCCGAGGTCGATGCGCTCGCCGCCGGTGCGTCCGCGGCCGGTGCGCCCCCGGCCGGTGCGCTCGCCGCCGGTGCGTCCGCGGGGCGGCGGGAGCTGCCGTCGGCGTCCGTGAGCCGGGTGTCCTCCCTCGGGGAGGGTCCGCTGCCCGGCCTGCCGCCCTGCGTGCCCCTCGGCGACCTCACCGCCGCGGAGGCCGCGCGGGCCCGCGCCCGCTACGGCATCGCCGACGCCGTGCTCGCCGAACCCGACGCCCGGCACCCCCTCACCCTGCGGCTGCTCGCCGAGGTCCGCGCCGCGGCCCCCGGCGCGCCCTGTGCCGTCCCCCTCGACCACCACGACGTCTTCTGCGCCTACCTGGACCTGATGTGCCTGCGCGTCGCCGTCCGGCTGGCCGCCGGGAACGGCGTGCGCGGCACCGCCGTGCGCCGGCTGGCCGCCAGGGTCGCCGGCCGGGTGCACGAGGCCGCCCGCCGCAGTCTCGGCCCCCGCCAGGGCGAACTGGACCGCGGCTCGTTCGAAGAGCTGTTCCCGCAGGGCGCCGCCACCGGCCTTCCCGGCGGCACCGGCTGGGCCTGCGCCGTCCTCGCCGAGGGCCTGCTGGTGCCCGCCGGCGACGGCTACCGCTTCGCCCACGAGGAGTTCGCCGACTGGATCCAGGGCATGCACCTCGACCTCGACGAGGCCCTGCGCGCCCTGGTGCACCGTCCGGGCCCGCCCGCGGCGGACCGTCCGCCGGCCGTCCCCCGCCACCGCGCCGGCCCGGTCGTGCAGGCCCTGCTGTTTGTCGCCCGGCACCACGGCACCGGCCGACTCGGCACCAGACTCGCCGAGTTGGCGCGCGCACTGGACACCGACCCGGACTCCTGGTGGGCGGCCCGGCTGCTCACCGAGGTGCTGCGGCGCGTCCCCGACGCCACCCCGTACCTCCCCGTGCTGCGGCAGCTCGCCGACGGCGTCGTCGGCCACAAGCGCCGACAGCGCCCCGTACCGGCCGGGTTCGGCCCCGGCTTCTGGGCCGGGCTGCGGCTGCCGGACACCGAACGCCTCGCCCTGCTGCGCCGTCTGGTGCTCGCCGACCCCGCCCCGCACGCCGCCCCCGGGCCCCGCTACCTGGACGTGGTCGCCCGGCTGCTCGCCGACGCCCCCACCGCCGTACAGCGGGAGCTCGTCGACTGGTTCGACGACGAGCGTCCGCTGCCCGCCACACCGGACGCCACCGTGGCGGCCGCCGCCCAGGCACTCCTGCACACCCACCGGCACCGGGCCCTGGACCACCTCACCGAGGTACTGGCCGACAGCGAGCACGCACGCGCCGGCGAACTGCTCGCCGTGCTCGCCGAGGAGGAACCGTCCGCCGTCTGCCGGGCCGTGGACCGCTGGGCGCGCGACGAACGGCCCACGAGACGGCTGGCCGCGGTGACGTACGGCCTGCGCACCGCGCCCCACGCCCACGACGACACCGACCGAGAACTGCTGCGCTACGCGGCCCTCGCCCTGCTCGCCCGCCCCGCCGACGGCGCCCTGCACGGCGGCGCCCTCGGGCTGCTCGTCCGGGACCCCCGCACCCGCGCCCGCCACCTCCCGAGGGCCCTCGACCACTTCCGCGCGGGCGACCCGCACCTCCCGGCGAGCGCCCTGGCCGCCGCCCTCCCCACCCACCCCGAGCCGGTCCTCGACGCCTTCCGCGCCCGCCTGCCGCACGCCGACGACGTCACGGAGCTGCTGCACGCCCTCACGGACGCCGCCGCCCCCGGCCTGGTCCGCCCGGTCGCCGCCCTGGTCCGCGAGGCCGTGGCCCTGCGCCCCGACCTCGCCGGAGGCGTCGCCGCGTACGCCGACCGCCGCCTGGAGGCCGGGCCCGCCGTCCGCGACCGGGTCCTCCCGCTGGTCACCGAACTGCTCGACGGCGGCCCCGGTCCGCTGCGGGCCGCCCTCGCCGCCGTACTGGCCGCCCCCGGGACCCTGCGCCGCGACCTGCGCGACCTCCTGCTGGCCGGGGAGCGCGACCCGGCCGTCCTGGAGTCGCTGCTGCGGGCCGCCGCCCGGCAGGCCCCCGACGATCTGCGCGAACTGGTCCACGGCCTCGGTGTGCGGCTGGTGCGCACCCCCGACGGGGCGACCCGCTACGACCGGAGCCTGGTCGACCTGGCCCGCGAGGTGCCCGGGTTCGCCGCGCGTGTGACCGGCTGGCTGGCCGGGGCGCCCGACGACTGGGCGGCCCTCGTGGGTCCCAGCACCCGCCGGACGCTGGAGCACCTGGCGGGCGTACGGGTGCCCGCGTGA
- a CDS encoding bifunctional riboflavin kinase/FAD synthetase, protein MQRWRGLEDIPQDWGRSVVTIGSYDGVHRGHQLIIRHAVERARELGVPSVVVTFDPHPSEVVRPGSHPPLLAPHHRRCELMAELGVDAVLILPFTAEFSKLSAADFVVKVLVDKLHAKAVVEGPNFRFGHRAAGDVAFLAEQGETYDFEVEVVDLYVSGEAGGGEPFSSTLTRRLVAEGDVAGAAEILGRPHRVEGIVVRGAQRGRELGFPTANVETLPHTAIPADGVYAGWLHAQGEAMPAAISVGTNPQFDGTERTVEAYAIDREGLDLYGLHVAVDFLAYVRGQARFETLDALLEQMAKDVQRCRELVAAAEDAESA, encoded by the coding sequence GTGCAGCGCTGGCGTGGCTTGGAGGACATCCCCCAGGACTGGGGGCGCAGCGTCGTCACCATCGGCTCCTACGACGGAGTCCACCGCGGACACCAGCTGATCATCCGGCACGCCGTGGAACGCGCCCGCGAGCTGGGCGTCCCCTCCGTCGTGGTCACCTTCGACCCGCACCCCAGCGAGGTCGTCCGCCCCGGCAGCCACCCGCCGCTGCTCGCCCCGCACCACCGCCGCTGCGAGCTGATGGCGGAACTGGGCGTGGACGCGGTGCTGATCCTGCCGTTCACCGCCGAGTTCTCCAAGCTGTCCGCGGCCGACTTCGTGGTCAAGGTCCTGGTCGACAAGCTGCACGCCAAGGCGGTCGTCGAGGGCCCCAACTTCCGCTTCGGCCACCGCGCGGCGGGCGATGTCGCCTTCCTCGCCGAGCAGGGCGAGACCTACGACTTCGAGGTCGAGGTCGTGGACCTGTACGTCTCCGGGGAGGCGGGCGGCGGCGAGCCGTTCTCCTCCACACTGACCCGGCGGCTCGTCGCCGAGGGCGATGTGGCGGGCGCCGCCGAGATCCTCGGCCGGCCGCACCGGGTCGAGGGCATCGTGGTGCGCGGCGCCCAGCGTGGACGCGAACTCGGCTTCCCGACGGCCAACGTCGAGACCCTGCCGCACACCGCGATCCCCGCCGACGGCGTCTACGCGGGCTGGCTGCACGCCCAGGGCGAGGCGATGCCGGCCGCCATCTCCGTCGGCACCAACCCGCAGTTCGACGGCACCGAACGCACGGTGGAGGCCTACGCCATCGACCGCGAGGGCCTGGACCTGTACGGCCTCCACGTCGCCGTGGACTTCCTCGCCTACGTGCGCGGCCAGGCGAGGTTCGAGACCCTGGACGCCCTGCTGGAGCAGATGGCGAAGGACGTGCAGCGGTGCCGGGAGCTGGTCGCCGCGGCGGAGGACGCGGAGTCCGCGTGA
- a CDS encoding SCO5717 family growth-regulating ATPase: MSSDRDGIRGGWATPGDDQPDAEAAVETTGEFTIDYAPPAWYTQNASGSSDGAGFPGASGAGAAASGPAVPPPATPAAPADPTAPPVPPVPPADPLGATAPAHPTPPAPFATPTPAPAPPTGSPMPLPRLPEGSGFEPQQHPQAPGTPPQTPAVQPPAVQHSEPPQTRPQAPVAAPAASDTDGSGNGDLESGATMRFSAVALQREIEERAAAAGSEAGRQAAGEEPAGHEGDDAHEDDGAAVDGADQPAGTAAAAGEDTDADTSAPAAEADDDTSATTGDEDDRPEQEAAVPSAPEPDAEPAPEAADGTPAPENPAPAAEDTAAQPDGGAEAEGRTPEGAQAAAAEHRPPVGAQQDAAPRSQEPQHPDPQHPDRQTPGAQHAAPQDAPAWTPPPAQQGVPPLPPAYQPAAPAPAAQWPAQHQAHPQPPAGPGQQPHPQPSAQPGGPQPPFQPQAPQPAPAGWHQAPAQDQAAPATAGQQPPAAPMPPAQPGYGFPQPGMPPAQGGYGFPHPNGTPVPPAPGAQGGYGFPQPGGYGFPQATPQQPQPQDRQPGQAESPQNQQTPHGPQNPQGPQAPQHPAAPQPQPPFAQPPFAQPPVDPRAGAAWPQPVQHDQRQPTNPGAAPLGYTAAVELSSDRLLNSRKQKAKSSRPTGGGRFKLGGKKEEAERQRKLELIRTPVLSCYRIAVISLKGGVGKTTTTTALGSTLAIERQDKILAIDANPDAGTLGRRVRRETGATIRDLVQAIPYLNSYMDIRRFTSQAPSGLEIIANDVDPAVSTTFNDEDYRRAIDVLGRQYPIILTDSGTGLLYSAMRGVLDLADQLIIISTPSVDGASSASTTLDWLSAHGYADLVSRSITVISGVRETGKMIKVEDIVAHFETRCRGVVVVPFDEHLAAGAEVDLDMMRPKVREAYFNLAAMVAEDFARHQQAQGLWTSDGNPPPVAAPPMPGQPYPGQPYAGQPPVPGQPYPGQPPVPGQPMPGAQPGQYGHPGQQPYAQPGQQPYAPAQPYAQPGQQPYGQPGQPAQQQPYPQQPGHPQPGQQPGQPGHPGQPGGPDAPPQQ; the protein is encoded by the coding sequence GTGAGCAGCGATCGGGACGGGATCCGCGGGGGCTGGGCGACGCCCGGCGATGACCAGCCCGACGCGGAGGCCGCCGTCGAGACGACCGGCGAGTTCACCATCGACTACGCACCGCCTGCCTGGTACACGCAGAACGCGTCGGGGAGTTCCGACGGGGCGGGGTTCCCGGGGGCGTCCGGGGCCGGGGCCGCGGCGTCCGGGCCGGCCGTTCCGCCGCCCGCGACTCCCGCCGCTCCCGCCGACCCCACCGCTCCCCCGGTGCCGCCCGTCCCGCCGGCGGACCCGCTCGGCGCGACCGCGCCGGCCCACCCGACGCCGCCCGCTCCGTTCGCCACTCCCACCCCGGCTCCCGCACCGCCCACCGGGAGCCCCATGCCCCTGCCCAGGCTGCCGGAGGGCAGCGGCTTCGAGCCCCAGCAGCACCCGCAGGCGCCCGGGACACCGCCGCAGACACCGGCGGTCCAGCCACCGGCGGTCCAGCACTCCGAGCCGCCGCAGACCCGGCCGCAGGCCCCCGTGGCGGCTCCGGCGGCCTCGGACACGGACGGCTCCGGCAACGGTGACCTGGAGAGCGGCGCCACCATGCGGTTCTCCGCGGTGGCGTTGCAGCGGGAGATCGAGGAGCGGGCCGCGGCGGCCGGGTCCGAGGCCGGCCGGCAGGCCGCCGGCGAGGAGCCCGCCGGGCACGAGGGCGATGACGCGCACGAGGACGACGGCGCCGCCGTCGACGGTGCGGACCAGCCCGCCGGCACTGCCGCTGCCGCCGGCGAGGACACCGACGCGGACACCAGCGCTCCGGCGGCGGAGGCGGACGACGACACCTCCGCCACCACCGGGGACGAGGACGACCGGCCGGAGCAGGAGGCCGCGGTCCCTTCGGCACCCGAGCCGGACGCGGAACCCGCCCCGGAGGCCGCCGACGGCACCCCGGCCCCCGAGAACCCGGCCCCCGCCGCCGAGGACACCGCCGCACAGCCGGATGGTGGGGCCGAGGCCGAGGGCCGGACCCCCGAGGGCGCCCAGGCCGCTGCCGCCGAGCACCGGCCTCCCGTCGGCGCGCAGCAGGACGCCGCACCCCGGAGCCAGGAACCGCAGCACCCGGACCCGCAGCACCCGGACCGGCAGACACCGGGCGCACAGCACGCGGCCCCGCAGGACGCCCCCGCCTGGACTCCCCCGCCGGCCCAGCAGGGCGTGCCGCCGCTGCCGCCGGCGTACCAGCCCGCCGCCCCCGCACCGGCCGCCCAGTGGCCCGCGCAGCACCAGGCGCACCCGCAGCCGCCGGCCGGTCCGGGACAGCAGCCCCACCCCCAGCCGTCCGCCCAACCGGGCGGGCCCCAGCCGCCGTTCCAGCCGCAGGCCCCGCAGCCCGCGCCCGCCGGCTGGCACCAGGCACCGGCGCAGGACCAGGCCGCGCCCGCCACGGCCGGCCAGCAGCCGCCCGCGGCTCCCATGCCCCCGGCGCAGCCCGGCTACGGCTTCCCGCAGCCCGGTATGCCCCCGGCCCAGGGGGGCTACGGCTTCCCCCACCCGAACGGCACGCCCGTCCCGCCCGCCCCCGGCGCGCAGGGCGGGTACGGCTTCCCGCAGCCCGGCGGCTACGGCTTCCCGCAGGCGACGCCGCAGCAGCCGCAGCCGCAGGACCGGCAGCCGGGTCAGGCCGAATCCCCGCAGAACCAGCAGACCCCGCACGGCCCGCAGAACCCCCAAGGTCCCCAGGCACCGCAGCATCCGGCGGCCCCGCAGCCCCAACCCCCTTTCGCGCAGCCCCCGTTCGCCCAGCCCCCCGTCGACCCGCGCGCGGGTGCCGCGTGGCCGCAGCCGGTGCAGCACGACCAGCGGCAGCCCACCAACCCCGGTGCGGCACCGCTCGGTTACACCGCGGCCGTGGAGCTGTCCTCGGACCGGCTGCTCAACAGCAGGAAGCAGAAGGCGAAGAGCAGCCGCCCGACGGGCGGCGGCCGGTTCAAGCTCGGCGGGAAGAAGGAGGAGGCCGAGCGGCAGCGCAAGCTGGAGCTGATCCGCACGCCGGTGCTGTCCTGCTACCGCATAGCCGTCATCAGCCTCAAGGGCGGCGTCGGCAAGACCACCACGACCACCGCGCTCGGCTCCACGCTCGCCATCGAGCGGCAGGACAAGATCCTCGCGATCGACGCCAACCCGGACGCCGGCACGCTCGGCCGCCGGGTGCGCCGCGAGACCGGGGCCACCATTCGCGACCTCGTCCAGGCGATCCCGTACCTGAACTCGTACATGGACATCCGGCGGTTCACCTCGCAGGCCCCCTCCGGGCTGGAGATCATCGCCAACGACGTCGACCCGGCCGTCTCCACGACGTTCAACGACGAGGACTACCGGCGCGCGATCGACGTCCTGGGCCGGCAGTACCCGATCATCCTCACGGACTCGGGCACCGGTCTGCTCTACAGCGCCATGCGCGGCGTGCTCGACCTGGCCGACCAGCTCATCATCATCTCCACCCCGTCCGTGGACGGCGCGAGCAGCGCCAGCACGACTCTGGACTGGCTGTCCGCGCACGGGTACGCCGACCTGGTGTCCCGTTCGATCACCGTGATCTCCGGTGTCCGCGAGACCGGCAAGATGATCAAGGTCGAGGACATCGTGGCGCACTTCGAGACCCGGTGCCGGGGTGTGGTGGTCGTGCCCTTCGACGAGCACCTGGCCGCCGGTGCCGAGGTCGACCTCGACATGATGCGGCCGAAGGTGCGCGAGGCGTACTTCAACCTCGCGGCCATGGTGGCCGAGGACTTCGCCCGCCACCAGCAGGCGCAGGGCCTGTGGACGAGCGACGGCAACCCGCCCCCCGTGGCGGCCCCGCCGATGCCGGGCCAGCCGTACCCCGGCCAGCCGTACGCCGGACAACCGCCCGTCCCCGGCCAGCCGTACCCCGGACAGCCGCCCGTCCCCGGCCAGCCGATGCCCGGTGCCCAGCCCGGCCAGTACGGTCACCCCGGCCAGCAGCCCTACGCCCAGCCCGGACAGCAGCCCTACGCCCCGGCCCAGCCCTACGCCCAGCCCGGCCAGCAGCCCTACGGCCAGCCCGGCCAGCCCGCCCAGCAGCAGCCGTACCCCCAGCAGCCGGGCCACCCCCAGCCCGGTCAGCAGCCCGGACAGCCCGGCCACCCCGGACAGCCGGGCGGGCCCGACGCTCCGCCGCAGCAGTAG